From a region of the Arachis ipaensis cultivar K30076 chromosome B09, Araip1.1, whole genome shotgun sequence genome:
- the LOC107617744 gene encoding pentatricopeptide repeat-containing protein At2g13600 encodes MGWARKLVGDADFLDSTPFAKLLDSCVRSKFVSDVRRIHARITKSQFSSEIFILNRLIDAYGKCGCLEDARKVFDHMPQRNTFSWNAILSALAKPGCLDEALNMFNSMPQPDQCSWNAMVSGFSQHGCFQEALRFFVGMHRENFVLNEYSFGSALSACAGLTDLNLGIQIHALMSKNHYSSDVYMDSALVDMYSKCGVVASAQRAFDGMSTRNIVSWNSLITCYEQNGPVEKALEVFVRMMNSGIEPDEVTLASVVSACASLSAIREGLQIHARVMKQDKFRSDLVLNNALVDMYAKCKKVNEARTVFDRMPFRDVVSETSMVSGYARVASVKAARLMFSTMMERNVVSWNALIAGYTQNGENEEAVKLFLLLKRESIWPTHYTFGNLLNACANLSDLKLGRQAHTHILKHGFWFKSVDESDIFVGNSLIDMYMKCGLVEEGCLVFEHMKERDNVSWNAMIVGYAQNGYGIEALEIFKKMLVSGEKPDHVTMIGVLSACSHAGLVEEGRHYFHSMRIEFGLAPSKDHYTCMVDLLGRAGCLDEAIKLIEEMPMQPDSVVWGSLLGACKVHRNISLGKYVAGKLIEIDPLNSGPYVLLSNICAELGRWKDVVRIRKQMRQRGVIKQPGCSWIEIQSCMNVFMVKDKRHPRRKDIYLVLKILTKQMKQDGYVPEVDEEMCEEESDSELNLHCEMEMPVEAALG; translated from the coding sequence ATGGGTTGGGCCAGAAAGTTGGTGGGTGACGCCGATTTCCTTGACTCTACTCCCTTCGCGAAGCTATTGGACTCGTGCGTTCGATCAAAGTTCGTTAGTGACGTGCGTCGCATTCATGCTCGAATTACTAAGTCGCAGTTTTCGTCGGAGATCTTCATTCTGAACAGGCTCATAGATGCTTATGGAAAATGCGGTTGTTTGGAGGACGCGCGCAAAGTGTTTGACCATATGCCCCAGAGGAACACTTTCAGTTGGAATGCAATTTTAAGCGCGTTGGCGAAGCCCGGTTGTCTTGATGAGGCTTTGAACATGTTTAACTCAATGCCGCAACCTGACCAGTGCTCGTGGAATGCTATGGTGTCAGGTTTTTCCCAACACGGTTGCTTCCAGGAAGCTTTGAGATTCTTTGTTGGCATGCACCGTGAGAATTTTGTGCTTAATGAGTACTCATTTGGGAGTGCGCTAAGTGCTTGTGCAGGGTTAACTGACTTGAATTTGGGGATTCAAATCCACGCTTTGATGTCAAAGAATCATTACTCATCAGATGTTTATATGGATTCTGCTCTTGTTGATATGTACTCTAAGTGTGGGGTTGTGGCCTCTGCTCAGAGAGCTTTTGATGGCATGAGCACAAGGAACATTGTTTCTTGGAACAGCTTGATTACATGCTATGAGCAAAATGGTCCTGTTGAAAAAGCTCTAGAGGTTTTTGTAAGAATGATGAATAGTGGGATTGAACCTGATGAAGTTACTCTAGCCAGTGTAGTAAGTGCTTGTGCAAGCTTGTCAGCAATTAGGGAAGGATTGCAAATTCATGCTCGTGTTATGAAACAGGACAAATTCCGGAGTGATCTTGTGTTAAACAATGCATTGGTTGATATGTATGCAAAGTGCAAGAAAGTGAATGAAGCTAGAACGGTGTTTGATAGGATGCCATTTAGGGATGTGGTGTCTGAAACCTCTATGGTTAGTGGATATGCAAGGGTGGCAAGCGTGAAAGCGGCGAGGCTGATGTTTTCTACCATGATGGAGAGGAATGTGGTGTCCTGGAATGCCCTTATAGCGGGTTATACACAAAATGGAGAGAATGAGGAGGCTGTTAAACTTTTTCTCCTCCTCAAGAGGGAATCCATTTGGCCAACTCATTACACCTTTGGGAACCTGCTCAATGCATGTGCAAATCTTTCTGATCTGAAGCTTGGCAGACAGGCTCATACTCACATTTTGAAGCACGGATTTTGGTTCAAGTCCGTAGATGAATCTGATATTTTTGTCGGAAATTCTCTCATTGACATGTACATGAAATGTGGATTGGTTGAAGAAGGATGCCTAGTTTTTGAACATATGAAGGAAAGGGATAATGTTTCATGGAATGCGATGATAGTCGGATATGCACAAAATGGTTATGGTATAGAGGCCCTTGAAATTTTCAAGAAAATGCTGGTATCAGGAGAAAAACCAGATCATGTAACTATGATTGGGGTTCTATCTGCATGTAGCCATGCAGGACTTGTTGAAGAAGGACGTCATTACTTCCATTCAATGAGGATTGAGTTTGGTTTAGCACCATCAAAGGACCATTATACATGCATGGTTGACTTGCTCGGTCGGGCTGGTTGCCTTGATGAAGCGATAAAATTGATAGAAGAAATGCCAATGCAGCCTGATTCTGTTGTCTGGGGATCTTTACTTGGGGCCTGCAAGGTTCATCGAAACATTTCATTAGGAAAATATGTGGCGGGAAAGCTCATAGAAATCGATCCCTTGAACTCTGGACCTTATGTTTTACTTTCAAATATATGTGCTGAACTTGGTAGATGGAAAGATGTGGTGAGGATCAGGAAACAGATGAGGCAACGGGGAGTGATTAAGCAACCTGGTTGCAGTTGGATCGAAATTCAGAGTTGCATGAATGTTTTCATGGTGAAAGATAAACGTCACCCTCGAAGGAAGGACATCTATTTAGTTCTGAAAATTCTTACAAAACAGATGAAGCAAGATGGCTACGTGCCAGAAGTTGATGAAGAGATGTGTGAGGAAGAAAGTGATTCTGAACTTAACTTGCATTGTGAAATGGAAATGCCAGTAGAGGCTGCACTTGGATAG
- the LOC107618497 gene encoding chaperonin CPN60-2, mitochondrial, with amino-acid sequence MYRFAASLASKAKIARSSSQQIGSRLNWNRNYAAKDIRFGVEARAVMLKGVEELADAVKVTMGPKGRNVVIEQSFGAPKVTKDGVTVAKSIEFKDKVKNIGASLVKQVANATNDVAGDGTTCATVLTRAIFTEGCKSVAAGMNAMDLRRGINMAVDAVVTNLKSRARMISTSEEIAQVGTISANGEREIGELIAKAMEKVGKEGVITISDGKTLYNELEVVEGMKLDRGYISPYFITNQKNQKCELEDPLILIHEKKISSINAIVKVLELALKKQRPLLIVAEDVESDALATLILNKLRAGIKVCAIKAPGFGENRKSGLHDLAVLTGGELITEELGMNLEKVHSEMLGTCKKVTISKDDTVILDGAGDKKAIEERCDQIRSAIENSTSDYDKEKLQERLAKLSGGVAVLKIGGASEAEVGEKKDRVTDALNATKAAVEEGIVPGGGVALLYASSELDKLPTANFDQKIGVQIIQNALKTPVHTIATNAGVEGAVVVGKLLEQNNPDLGYDAAKGEYVDMVKAGIIDPLKVIRTALVDAASVSSLMTTTEAVVSELPKDDEAPSMAGGMGGMGGMGGMDY; translated from the exons ATGTACCGCTTTGCCGCTTCTCTTGCCTCAAAAGCTAA GATTGCTAGGAGCAGCAGTCAACAG ATTGGAAGTAGGTTGAACTGGAACAGGAACTATGCGGCAAAGGACATTAGATTCGGCGTGGAAGCTCGCGCTGTGATGCTTAAGGGTGTTGAAGAGCTTGCCGACGCTGTCAAAGTTACAATGGGTCCTAAG GGGCGTAATGTGGTGATTGAGCAAAGTTTTGGTGCCCCAAAAGTAACAAAAGACGGAGTAACAGTTGcaaagagcattgaattcaaggaTAAGGTCAAGAATATTGGTGCTAGTCTTGTGAAACAGGTTGCAAATGCAACTAATGATGTTGCTGGTGATG GAACCACATGTGCTACTGTTCTTACTCGAGCCATTTTTACGGAAGGGTGCAAGTCAGTTGCAGCTGGAATGAATGCAATGGACCTGAGGCGAGGTATAAATATGGCTGTTGATGCTGTGGTGACAAACCTGAAAAGCAGGGCAAGGATGATTAGTACTTCTGAAGAAATAGCCCAG GTTGGGACAATATCAGCAAATGGGGAGAGAGAAATTGGTGAGCTAATTGCAAAGGCTATGGAGAAAGTTGGCAAAGAGGGTGTAATCACAATCTCA GACGGCAAGACTCTGTACAATGAGTTAGAAGTTGTTGAAGGAATGAAGCTTGACAGGGGATACATATCTCCATATTTCATAACTAACCAGAAGAACCAGAAATGT GAACTTGAGGATCCACTGATTCTAATCCATGAGAAGAAAATCTCGAGTATTAATGCTATAGTCAAAGTATTAGAGTTGGCTTTAAAG AAACAAAGACCTCTGTTGATTGTTGCAGAGGATGTGGAAAGTGATGCCCTTGCAACTCTCATTCTAAACAAGCTTCGTGCTGGAATAAAG GTATGTGCCATCAAAGCACCTGGTTTTGGTGAAAATAGGAAGTCAGGCCTCCATGATCTTGCTGTTCTTACAGGAGGTGAA CTTATCACTGAAGAGCTTGGCATGAATCTTGAAAAAGTGCATTCGGAAATGCTTGGCACTTGCAAAAAG GTGACAATTTCTAAAGATGATACTGTCATTCTTGATGGAGCTGGTGACAAGAAAGCAATTGAGGAAAGATGTGATCAG ATTAGGTCAGCAATTGAAAATAGCACTTCAGATTATGACAAGGAAAAGTTGCAGGAAAGACTGGCCAAGCTTTCTGGGGGTGTTGCAGTTCTTAAG ATTGGAGGAGCTAGTGAGGCTGAAGTTGGTGAGAAGAAGGATAGAGTGACAGATGCCTTGAATGCAACCAAGGCCGCCGTAGAGGAGGGCATAGTACCTG GTGGTGGTGTTGCTCTTCTTTATGCATCAAGTGAGTTAGATAAGCTTCCAACTGCCAACTTTGATCAAAAGATAGGTGTACAAATTATCCAAAATGCTTTAAAG ACTCCTGTGCACACAATTGCGACCAATGCGGGAGTTGAGGGTGCTGTTGTTGTTGGCAAACTTTTGGAACAGAACAACCCTGATCTTGGGTATGATGCAGCAAAAG GTGAATACGTTGATATGGTTAAAGCTGGAATTATTGATCCACTGAAGGTTATTAGAACCGCCTTGGTTGACGCAGCCAG TGTATCATCTTTGATGACAACAACTGAGGCTGTTGTTTCTGAACTCCCAAAGGATGACGAGGCTCCTTCAATGGCTGGTGGCATGGGTGGTATGGGTGGTATGGGTGGCATGGATTATTAG